A segment of the Myxococcales bacterium genome:
AAGCCCGATGCAAAACGGAAAATCGAAAGGGAACAACCAACTGGACGTGGGTCTATCAGGCCTCGGCTCCGAACTCTACGTAACCAAGGGGACATTTTTGCTGCACAGTTGAGGGGACATATTGCCTAAGTATAAACAGGCAGCGCGTGTTAACTTGGCGGCGGATGCTTTCCCGCCGAAGGAGAATACCACTCATGTGGCGAACCATCGTGCCGCTCTTGTTGTTGATGCTGGCGGCAACGGCCGTCGTGGCGCTTTCCCAGGACACGCCCGCCGAACCGCCGGCGGAACCGGCCGCCGAGCCGCCGCCCGCGGCGGCGACCTACGCCCTGCCGGTGATGCTGCCGGCCGACTTGCCGCCGCGCTGCGCCGACTGGGCCCGGCAAAAACGCGCGCAATTCGCCGCTGACGACCGCCGGCGCGACCGGCTCGTCGACCTGGTCTTCGCCGGCGACTCGCTGATCGAAGGCTTCGCCCCGCTGCCCCTGGCCGGCCGTTACGAGGTGGTGAACCGCGGCATCGCCTGCGACACGACCCGCGGCCTGCACGAACGGCTCCTGCGCGACGTGGCCGCCCTCCGCCCGCGGCTGGCCGTGCTGCTCATCGGCATCAACGACCTGTTTCTGCTCGACCGGCTTCCGCCCGACGATCGGTCGCTGCTGACGGCCGTCGACATCGAATCCCTGGCGCTGCGGCTCCAGGGCCACCGCATCAAACCGGTCGTGCTTTCCCTGCTGCCGACCCGCGTCCCGGTTCCCGGGTTGAGCGTCGACGGCACCAACGAGCTGATCCGCGATCTCAACGTCGAACTGCGGCGTTTCTGCCGGCGCTTGGGCATTCTTTTCGTGGATGTGCACGGCGCGCTCGCCGATCATCGCCGCTGGCTGCGGGAAGACCTCACGGGTGACGGCCTGCATCCGAACATGGAGGGGTACCGGCTGCTGAGCAATCTGCTCGCGCCGGTACTGAAGACGGAGTTGAAGGAGCCGGATTAAGCGGTATCGGCCGGCTACATCAACGAAAGCTGAATATGCTTGCCCTCGATTTCGAGGGAGAGAGGATCGCGTTCTTCGGTCGATTCGAAGTACTTCTTGTAAAAGAAGTGCCGGTCTTCATCGGTGATGCTTTCGATGCGGGCCGAAACGCGGATCGCTTTGCGTTCGCGGTTCGGATTCGCCTCGGTCACCCGCGTGACGAAGGGCACGACACGACGGCGGTACAAGACCTGGTCGTCGGCATCGGCGTCGGATTCGCAGGCGTTCTTGAACGAAGCCTTGATGAGAATCATTTCGCCCTGATCCAACGGTTGATTGACGACGTACGAGCAAACCATGTCATTGAACAGTTCGAAGTCGTTGATGTTGACGTCGGCGGCGCTGATCGTGCTGATTTGTTTCGTGTTCAGTTTGCTGGCCCCCATCGGATCACCCCTTTTCGTCAAATGGAACCGTTTCCCCGTTTTTTTCTGTCGCGCTTTCTCTTGACGCTCTACCTAATAGCAATGCCCGTGCCACTTTGTGAAAATGGCACCGAATGCCAGAATATTTCATTTTGATGCATCTTTCTGGATACTTACGGCGACAAAACTGGAGCCATCGGAAAAAGAAGCCTGAAAACGTGTGGTCCATAACGGATCAACGCCATTTTTTTGACTTTCGATTTGATTCGTTTCGGACCATTATTCGTTTAGGGGAAAAAAGTGCCTCAAGCGGTTCAAAATGGACCAGCTAATTGGAACTAAGCAGTCTTTTCAATCGGTTACGGCTGATATCCAGCAATTTTGCGGCTTCGGACTTGTTGCCGCTCACCGATTCCAAAACCCGGCGCACATAGATGTTGGTCGCCAAGTCCAGGGGCATGGGTTTTTCCAAACCGGCCTCCGGACGGCCGATCGTCTCTTGCGCATTGGTCACCAGGTCGATCGCCGTGATCCAGGAGCCCGTGGCCAGCAGGCAGGCCCGCTCGATGGCATTGCGCAATTCGCGCAGATTTCCGGGCCAGGCATAGGTCAGCAGCTTCTGGCGGGCGTATTGGTCGAAGCCTTGAAAGCGCCGGCCCATGTGCTGGTTGTACTGCGTCAGAAAAGAATCGGCGTAAGCCAGAATGTCGTCCGGGCGGTCGCGCAGCGGCGGCAGATGCAGCCGAATGACGTTGATCCGGTAGTACAAGTCCTCGCGGAACGTCCCCTCCTTCATCATTTTTTCGGGATCGCGATGGGTGGCGGCGATGATGGAACAATCCATCTTACGGCCCTCGCTGCCGCCGATGCGCGTCACGATACGATCCTGCAGAAAGCGGAGCAGCTTGACCTGGGCGGCGGCGGGCAGATCGCCGATTTCATCGAGAAACAGCGTGCCGCCGTCGGCCCGTTCGATCAGGCCCGCCTTGCCCTTGGCCAGCGCGCCGGTGAAGGAGCCCGGTTCGTAGCCGAACAGTTCGGATTCGAGCAGATTTTCCGGAATCGCCGCGCAGTTCACCGGCACGAACGCCCCTTCGGCGTGCGGGCTTTGGTAGTGGATCTGGCGGGCCAGCATTTCCTTGCCGGTTCCCGAATCGCCGGTGATCAGCGCCACGATGTTGGGAAACTGCGTGATCTGGCGCACCGTCCGGTCGATCGCCGCGAAGGACGGGTGACGGCTCTGGTAGAGGGTCGCGAAAAATTCCTCTTTCTGGCGCGACCGCAGCTCGTCGACCTTGTTGCGCAACAGAAAGGTTTCGTGGATGCGCCCGACCCGCGAGAGGACTTCCGGCAATTGCAGCGGCTTGGAAAGGAAGTCGCAGGCGCCCAGCTTCATCGCCTCGACCGCCATTTCGATGGTGCCGTAGCCGGAAATCATCATCACCTCGGTGCCGCGGTTCCGGCGGCGGATCAACTGCAGGGCTTCGAGGCCGTTCATGCCCGGCAATTGCAGATCGAGCAGCACCAGAAATGGATTCTTTTCCTTGATTTCGGCCAACGCCGGCTCGGCCTGATGGTAGACGTGCACCGCGTAACCGGCGTCGGCGAGCAACCGGTCCAGCACCTCGGTGATCAGAATTTCGTCATCGACAACAAACAGGGTATCCACGCGGTGCAATCCTTCGCCGCCGGCCGGCCGTTTCGCCGTTCTACGGTTTTTTTGGATTGTACTATAGAAAACCGGGAAAGGAAAAAGCCGCCTTCATTCGCGGCGTTTCAGCCACCCGCTGTCAGAGCGTCAACAGGCAGTGAATAACGTCATCGCACACGCCGTAGAAATCCAGGATGCATTGCAGGTAATCGTCGCCGTAATGCTTCTTGCCGGCGATGCACCAGGCGACGGCCTTTTCGCGGTCGATCGCGTGGCCGTCCTCGTCGGTGAACGCCATGTCGCATTGGTCGTACATCCACAGATAGGCTTTCGTGCAATCGGCGACGGCATCCGTGGCGGCGTCGGGGTCGTCCCATTGGCCGTAATCGTTTTCGCAGCCGCCGACGCACTCGGTCCAGAACGAACAACGGGAATACGTGCGGTAGCAATCGAAATAGCATTCCGCGAGCCGCTGGCCGTAGTGTTGCTCGCAACTCGTCGCGGCCTGCTCGGCGGTCAACCCGCTCAACTCGATCCCGCAGGCGGACATCGCCTTGACCAGGTCGCCGCAGGCGGCCGCGGCCGCGCTCTCTTCCGCCTCGCCGTCGCAGACGACGCAGGTCGTTTCATCGGCGCAGGAAAACGCCAACAGTCCGGCCAACAGCGCCAGCAGCGAACCGCCGAGCCACCATCCGTTGCGCCCGCTCATGACCGGCCTCCCTCGAACAGGGCGTTGATGCAATCCGCGATATTGTCGCAATTCGGCGCCAGGTCGACGATGCAGTTCTCGATGTCCTGGTAGAGGTCGTCGCCCGCCTCGCAGGCCGAGATCGCATCGGCTTCGGAAATTTCGTTGCCGTCCTCGTCGACCAGCACAAAGCCGCAGGTTTCATACATAAAGACGAACGCGCTTTCGCAATCCCACGGCAGCGGCGCGGTGTCGTCGTCGTCGGCGTCCCAAGAATCGTCGTCCCACCAGGTGTCGTCGTCCGGCCAGGTGTCGTCGTCGTCCTCCGGGTTGTCGCAATAGGCGAGGCAATCGCGCCAATGATCGCAATCATCGTAGAGATCGTAGCAGGCCTGGGCGCAGTCCCAGAACGATTCGGCTTCATCGCCCTCGCAGGCCGTCAGGGCGCTGGGGCGCGACAATCCGGCCGGCGCCAGGTTGCAAGCGTCGTAGGCGCGGGTCATCGCCTCGCAGGACCTCGCCTCGGGGTCGGGGCAGGAAACGCAACGTTCGCGGGTCTTGCCGCAGCCGGAAAAACCCGCCGGCCATGCCGTGACGATCAGGCAGCCGATCGCGAACCAGAAAAGGCAAATCGATCCCTTGCGCATCGGATAACCTCCCTCCCGGGTTAAAAGAACCATATTCCGATCGACCGGGGGTTGTCCAGGGGGAATCGTCCGGTACGGTCCTTCGGCCGACTCTTTATAAGTAGCCATTAATATTGATCTTTTTTTATATCGCGTCCGGCTCCCGGCCTTGACCCCGAAACCAAAATATCGTATTAATACGCGATTGCACCACGGCGGATTTGAACACGCCATCAAAAGGATATTTGAACGAATGGCGCCAGAGCAAAGACTACCGGTCAACATCGAAGACGAAATGAGGCAATCGTACCTCGATTACGCGATGAGCGTGATCGTGGGCCGCGCCCTTCCCGACGTGCGCGACGGGCTCAAACCCGTGCACCGGCGCATCCTGCACACCATGAACGAAACGGGCAATCTGCCCGGCAAGGCTTACCGCAAAGCCGCCCGCATCGTCGGCGACGTCATGGGCCAATACCACCCGCACGGCGACGCGGCGATTTACGACACCATCGTGCGGATGGTGCAGACGTTTTCGCTACGCTATCCGTTGGTGGACGGGCAGGGCAACTTCGGCAGCCTCGACGGCGACCCGGCGGCCGCCTACCGGTACACCGAAGTGCGGATGCACCGCTTCGCCGAGCAACTGCTGGCCGATATCGACAAGGACACCGTCGACTGGCAGCCGAATTACGACGAGTCGAAACAGGAACCGGTGGTGCTGCCCTCGAAGGTGCCCAACCTGCTGGTGAACGGCTCGGAAGGCATCGCGGTCGGCATGGCCACCAAGATTCCGCCGCACAACCTGCGCGAGGTCGTCAACGCGCTGATCGCGCTGATCGACAACCCCCATTTGCAGACCATCGAGCTGCTCGATTACATTCCCGGCCCCGACTTTCCGACCGGCGGCTTCATCTACGGCCGCCAGGGCATCATCGACGCCTACGCCACCGGGCGCGGCAAGATCATCGTGCGGGCCAAGATCGACACCGAGGAGAAAAACGGCCGCGAGCAGATCGTCATCGGCGAACTGCCCTATCAGGTCAACAAGGCCCGGCTGGTCGAGGAGATCGCCGACGGCGTGCGCGAAAAGCGCCTCGAGGGCATCGCCGACCTGCGCGACGAATCCGACAAGGACGGCGTGCGCGTCGTGCTCGACCTGAAAAGAGACGCCAACAGCGCGGTGCTGATCAACCAGCTTTACATGTCGACCAACTGCCAGACGACCTTCGGCATCATCCTGCTGACCATCGTCGACGGCCAGCCGCGCATCCTGAACCTGCTTGAAATTTTGCAGGAGTTCGTGGCCTTCCGGCGCGAGGTCGTCACCCGGCGCACCAAGTTCGAACTGCGCAAGGCCGAGGAACGCGCCCACATCCTGGAAGGCCTGAAAATCGCCCTGGACAACCTCGACGCGGTCATCGCGCTGATCCGCGCCAGCGCTACCGTGGACGTGGCGCGCCAGGGATTGATGAGCCGGTTCGGCCTGTCCGAGCGCCAGGCGCAGGCGATCCTCGATCTGCGGCTGCAAAAACTCACCGGCCTCGAACGCGACAAGATCATCGAGGAATACAACGAACTGCTGGCGCTGATCGCCCGCTTGAAGGAAATC
Coding sequences within it:
- a CDS encoding sigma-54-dependent Fis family transcriptional regulator, which encodes MDTLFVVDDEILITEVLDRLLADAGYAVHVYHQAEPALAEIKEKNPFLVLLDLQLPGMNGLEALQLIRRRNRGTEVMMISGYGTIEMAVEAMKLGACDFLSKPLQLPEVLSRVGRIHETFLLRNKVDELRSRQKEEFFATLYQSRHPSFAAIDRTVRQITQFPNIVALITGDSGTGKEMLARQIHYQSPHAEGAFVPVNCAAIPENLLESELFGYEPGSFTGALAKGKAGLIERADGGTLFLDEIGDLPAAAQVKLLRFLQDRIVTRIGGSEGRKMDCSIIAATHRDPEKMMKEGTFREDLYYRINVIRLHLPPLRDRPDDILAYADSFLTQYNQHMGRRFQGFDQYARQKLLTYAWPGNLRELRNAIERACLLATGSWITAIDLVTNAQETIGRPEAGLEKPMPLDLATNIYVRRVLESVSGNKSEAAKLLDISRNRLKRLLSSN
- the gyrA gene encoding DNA gyrase subunit A, which encodes MAPEQRLPVNIEDEMRQSYLDYAMSVIVGRALPDVRDGLKPVHRRILHTMNETGNLPGKAYRKAARIVGDVMGQYHPHGDAAIYDTIVRMVQTFSLRYPLVDGQGNFGSLDGDPAAAYRYTEVRMHRFAEQLLADIDKDTVDWQPNYDESKQEPVVLPSKVPNLLVNGSEGIAVGMATKIPPHNLREVVNALIALIDNPHLQTIELLDYIPGPDFPTGGFIYGRQGIIDAYATGRGKIIVRAKIDTEEKNGREQIVIGELPYQVNKARLVEEIADGVREKRLEGIADLRDESDKDGVRVVLDLKRDANSAVLINQLYMSTNCQTTFGIILLTIVDGQPRILNLLEILQEFVAFRREVVTRRTKFELRKAEERAHILEGLKIALDNLDAVIALIRASATVDVARQGLMSRFGLSERQAQAILDLRLQKLTGLERDKIIEEYNELLALIARLKEILANDALLMQLIKDELVELRDKFGDPRRTVILDDAGELSLEDLIADEQVVVTVSRAGYVKRNAVGEYRAQHRGGKGKIGMETKEEDIVDQVFVADTHDHVLVFTTAGRVYWLKVYQIPPAGRASRGKAIINLLNLQQTGETIAAVLPVKAFLEGQNIVFATRRGVVKRTDLMSYANPRASGIIALLLDEGDQVIGVKLTDGKQDVLLATKLGKAIRFRETDVRKMGRSARGVRGITLAPNDEVVSMEIVRPGASLLTVCEHGYGKRTLEEEYPVKHRGGQGVITIKTTERNGQVVGMLQVTEEDELLIITDAGKLIRLRVGDINVIGRNTQGVRLIDIEESQRVAAADRFVGQALNGDDNGDAPDNGHAPDDEPAPDDESAPDDEPAPENGEA